The following are from one region of the Nostoc cf. commune SO-36 genome:
- a CDS encoding ABC transporter permease, which yields MRQNSMLAIVALGMTVVILSGGIDLSVGALVALGGVVAAMLAGQGSFVAIIGGIASTTLLGVVNGLLVSRARLQPFVVTLFTASAARGLALSITEERSIAVPSAASGLVWLGRGFIGSIPVPVLIVALLYFATWFMLHRSRLGLHTFRYR from the coding sequence ATGCGACAGAATAGTATGCTGGCGATCGTGGCGCTGGGCATGACTGTGGTGATTCTCAGTGGAGGAATCGATCTGTCTGTGGGTGCGCTCGTTGCTTTAGGCGGTGTTGTCGCAGCAATGCTTGCTGGACAAGGAAGCTTCGTGGCAATTATCGGTGGCATTGCCAGCACCACGTTGCTTGGTGTAGTCAATGGTCTTCTGGTGTCTCGTGCGCGGCTCCAACCGTTCGTTGTGACGTTATTTACTGCCAGTGCTGCACGCGGACTGGCGTTGAGCATCACCGAGGAGAGGTCAATTGCCGTACCATCGGCAGCATCGGGACTTGTTTGGCTGGGCAGGGGGTTCATTGGTTCCATCCCTGTCCCCGTGCTTATAGTTGCCCTCTTATATTTTGCGACTTGGTTTATGCTGCACAGAAGCCGATTAGGTTTGCATACGTTTCGCTATCGGTAA
- a CDS encoding iron uptake porin codes for MLKIIFQSFFIVFLAIPAVWAAPPEDDPNVVDANRNLQGQVTSVSQFSDVQPTDWAFGALQSLVERYGCIAGYPNSTYRGNRALTRYEFAAGLNACLDRINELISTATSDLVNKQDLAVMQKLQQDFAAELTTLRGRVDTLEAHTATLEAQQFSTTTRLNAQIITAVSDTFGNRVGGDRDESNLYFANRGRLNFESSFTGKDLLRVRLEFGNFANSNGTSQIAAATGTGMTRLNFDYDSNNTLFVPHIRYYFPVSESLNFVVGPTGIGYTDISTTVTPATIADDGNGVPSLFGSYSPLFRRGGGGAAANWNITKDLVLTLGYLASTPNVPSQSNGLFDGGYNALAHLAYYGEQGAIGIAYSHGYSPAGLVDVTAGTGSALSNAPFGNNIATSNDIIGAQGFYRFSPNFQIHGWGGYIWANAKSSGLSDISNGRGGTDALFVNSGDNANVWFGAIGVSFPDVGGEGNLPGILFGIPPRVSNSDVRQDRDNAYHIEAFYRYRLNDNISVTPGFWVILNPENDSRNDTQYVGVLRTTFDF; via the coding sequence ATGCTAAAAATTATTTTTCAAAGCTTTTTTATCGTATTTTTGGCAATTCCAGCAGTTTGGGCAGCACCTCCAGAAGATGATCCTAATGTAGTAGATGCTAATAGGAATTTGCAGGGACAAGTCACTTCTGTTTCCCAGTTTTCTGATGTACAACCAACCGATTGGGCATTTGGTGCATTGCAATCGCTGGTGGAACGCTACGGCTGTATTGCAGGTTATCCCAATTCTACCTATCGCGGGAACCGTGCCTTAACCCGTTATGAGTTTGCCGCAGGTTTAAATGCTTGTTTAGATCGGATTAATGAGTTAATTTCCACAGCTACTAGCGATTTAGTTAATAAGCAAGATTTGGCAGTGATGCAAAAGTTGCAGCAAGACTTTGCCGCAGAACTGACAACTCTGCGCGGACGAGTAGATACTTTAGAGGCACATACAGCAACATTGGAGGCGCAGCAATTTTCTACTACTACCAGGTTGAATGCTCAAATTATTACCGCCGTTAGTGATACCTTTGGTAATAGAGTGGGTGGCGATCGCGATGAATCCAATCTCTACTTTGCAAATCGGGGTCGTCTCAACTTTGAGAGTAGTTTCACAGGCAAAGATTTGTTGAGAGTCCGGCTGGAGTTTGGCAACTTTGCGAATTCCAATGGTACAAGCCAAATAGCCGCAGCCACAGGCACAGGGATGACACGCCTGAACTTCGATTATGACAGCAACAATACACTTTTTGTCCCCCACATCCGTTATTACTTCCCAGTCAGTGAGTCCCTTAACTTCGTTGTTGGCCCTACAGGCATTGGTTACACCGACATTTCCACCACCGTCACTCCCGCCACAATCGCTGATGACGGCAATGGGGTTCCCTCACTTTTTGGATCATACAGTCCCTTATTCCGGCGAGGTGGCGGCGGTGCAGCCGCTAACTGGAACATTACCAAAGACCTGGTTCTCACCTTGGGTTATTTAGCCAGCACTCCCAATGTGCCATCACAGAGCAACGGATTATTTGATGGCGGCTACAACGCCCTAGCGCACTTAGCCTATTATGGTGAACAAGGAGCTATTGGTATTGCCTACTCTCATGGCTATAGCCCTGCTGGACTAGTCGATGTCACGGCTGGGACGGGTAGCGCCCTGTCAAACGCTCCCTTTGGCAATAACATTGCTACTTCCAACGATATTATCGGCGCACAGGGATTCTACCGTTTCTCCCCGAATTTCCAAATCCACGGTTGGGGTGGATATATTTGGGCAAATGCCAAGAGTTCTGGTTTGAGTGATATTTCCAATGGCAGGGGTGGAACAGATGCTCTATTTGTAAACAGTGGCGACAATGCCAATGTCTGGTTTGGCGCGATTGGTGTGTCGTTTCCTGATGTGGGGGGTGAGGGTAACTTGCCGGGAATTCTCTTTGGCATACCGCCGCGTGTCTCTAACAGTGATGTCCGTCAAGACCGAGATAACGCTTATCACATCGAAGCATTTTATCGTTATCGCCTGAACGACAACATCTCAGTGACTCCTGGTTTTTGGGTAATTCTCAACCCGGAAAACGACAGCAGAAATGATACGCAGTATGTGGGTGTGCTTCGGACAACCTTCGATTTTTAA
- the dnaN gene encoding DNA polymerase III subunit beta yields MKLVCSQSDLSTNLSLVSRAVPSRPTHPVLANVLLQADAETNQVSLTAFDLSLGIRTSFNAEVWQSGAIALPAKLLVDITSRLPEGEITLDDESALTGATPGGEGLIVTLTPKSGHYQVRAMGPEEFPELPVIENTEVIHLTTAALIEGLRGSLFATSGDETKQVLTGVHLTVKQDTLEFAATDGHRLAVVETSNERPLGGTSQVEVTVPARALRELQRMLAHSASSDEPVALYFDQGQVVFAWQNQRLTSRTLEGQYPAYRQLIPRQFERQVTIERRQFVSTLERIAVLADQKNNIVKVSIDSDAQEITLSCEAQDVGSGRESMPAQISGENIEIAFNIKYLMEGLKELPSTEIQMHLNQSLTPVIFTPLGGLKMTYLAMPVQLRS; encoded by the coding sequence ATGAAATTAGTTTGCTCCCAAAGCGATCTCAGTACAAATCTCTCACTCGTTAGTCGTGCAGTACCTTCACGACCAACTCATCCAGTACTTGCCAATGTGCTGCTCCAAGCGGATGCTGAAACTAACCAAGTAAGCTTAACAGCCTTTGATCTTAGCTTAGGAATCCGTACCAGCTTTAACGCAGAGGTATGGCAAAGTGGTGCGATCGCACTTCCTGCTAAGTTACTTGTAGACATCACCTCTCGTCTTCCAGAAGGCGAAATCACTCTAGACGATGAATCAGCCCTCACAGGTGCAACACCAGGTGGAGAAGGTTTAATTGTCACACTCACACCCAAGAGTGGACATTACCAAGTACGAGCAATGGGGCCTGAAGAATTTCCCGAACTACCAGTAATTGAAAATACAGAAGTAATCCATCTCACCACTGCTGCATTAATTGAGGGATTACGCGGTTCATTGTTTGCTACAAGTGGTGATGAAACCAAGCAAGTACTCACGGGAGTGCATTTAACAGTTAAACAAGATACCCTAGAATTTGCAGCTACCGACGGACATCGCCTAGCAGTGGTAGAAACTAGCAACGAACGTCCTCTAGGTGGAACTAGTCAAGTAGAAGTGACAGTACCAGCTAGAGCATTACGCGAACTACAACGAATGCTAGCTCATAGCGCTTCATCAGATGAACCTGTAGCTTTATATTTCGATCAAGGTCAAGTTGTATTTGCATGGCAAAATCAACGCTTGACTAGTCGGACATTAGAAGGGCAATATCCTGCTTATCGACAATTAATTCCGCGTCAATTTGAGCGGCAAGTGACAATTGAACGGCGACAATTCGTCAGCACTTTGGAGCGGATTGCTGTGCTAGCGGATCAGAAAAATAATATTGTCAAGGTGAGTATTGACAGCGATGCCCAAGAAATTACCTTATCTTGTGAAGCTCAAGATGTGGGCAGTGGTAGAGAGTCAATGCCGGCACAAATTTCTGGGGAGAATATAGAAATTGCTTTTAACATTAAATATTTGATGGAAGGACTCAAAGAGTTACCATCTACGGAAATTCAAATGCATTTGAATCAAAGCCTAACTCCAGTGATTTTTACACCATTGGGTGGTTTGAAAATGACCTATTTAGCTATGCCGGTGCAACTTAGAAGTTAA
- a CDS encoding ISKra4 family transposase (programmed frameshift), translating to MNQDKQERLKACLQEVATLLYEEADKSKLTDLEGIEKTVRSQILELVSPEIAPFFIEQKTGTKVGKTRKIKSLVGELTLKAKQLQKLGLKPRSRLSPLLQKCCLRLSANESYQKAEIEVEALTGVKVGHSTQQKLVLSQDFELPLAKQAVSEVSVDGGKVRLRGKPKAGCHWRDYKTVRLQGIYYSAFFDDNQSLVDYVNSQRLVNPLVCLGDGHDGVWNLVKEFGKTEHFQRWEILDWYHLKENLYKIGGSLKRLKVAETLLWQGQVEETKALFHNRRGKQVKNFIAYLEKHRSRIVNYSYYQAEQLCSIGSGAVESAIKQIGARMKISGAQWNVDSVNQILSVRCAYLNGLLAI from the exons ATGAACCAGGATAAACAAGAACGGCTCAAAGCGTGCTTACAAGAAGTGGCAACATTGTTGTATGAAGAAGCAGACAAAAGTAAGCTAACAGACCTGGAAGGCATAGAAAAAACAGTTCGCAGTCAAATATTAGAACTAGTTAGCCCAGAAATAGCCC CTTTTTTTATCGAACAAAAAACTGGAACAAAAGTAGGTAAAACCAGGAAAATTAAAAGCTTGGTGGGGGAACTGACTCTTAAAGCCAAACAGTTACAGAAACTGGGTTTGAAGCCCAGAAGTCGGTTAAGCCCATTACTTCAAAAGTGTTGTTTGAGGCTGTCAGCTAACGAATCATACCAAAAAGCAGAAATTGAAGTTGAGGCATTGACAGGAGTGAAAGTGGGTCACTCAACGCAACAAAAATTAGTACTGTCACAAGATTTTGAATTACCACTTGCAAAACAAGCAGTTTCAGAAGTCAGTGTAGATGGGGGAAAAGTCCGACTCCGGGGTAAACCGAAAGCCGGGTGTCACTGGCGAGACTATAAAACCGTAAGACTACAAGGAATTTACTATAGTGCGTTTTTTGATGACAACCAATCATTAGTTGATTATGTCAATAGCCAGCGTCTGGTTAACCCATTAGTATGCTTGGGGGATGGTCATGATGGCGTGTGGAATTTAGTCAAAGAGTTTGGTAAAACAGAGCATTTTCAGCGTTGGGAAATATTGGATTGGTATCACCTCAAAGAAAATCTCTACAAAATTGGCGGTTCTTTAAAGCGGCTTAAAGTTGCTGAAACTCTTTTGTGGCAAGGTCAAGTCGAAGAAACTAAAGCTTTATTTCATAATCGTCGAGGCAAACAAGTTAAGAACTTCATCGCTTATCTTGAAAAACATCGCTCTCGCATTGTCAACTACAGCTATTACCAGGCTGAACAACTTTGTTCTATTGGTTCTGGTGCAGTCGAGTCTGCTATTAAACAGATTGGAGCTAGGATGAAAATTTCTGGCGCACAATGGAATGTTGATAGTGTTAATCAAATCCTCTCAGTTCGTTGTGCTTATCTCAATGGTTTACTGGCTATTTGA
- a CDS encoding DUF2358 domain-containing protein — MDIIEILKEDYQRFPVNQTYNIYAPEVYFQDPLNKFRGVKRYKEMINFIQTWFLNPKMDLHNIQRLENTIKTEWTLSWNTPLPWKPRISIPGWSELGLNSDGLIVSHIDYWNCSRLDVVKQHFFS, encoded by the coding sequence ATGGATATCATTGAAATCCTCAAAGAAGACTATCAAAGATTCCCAGTAAATCAAACTTATAATATTTATGCCCCAGAGGTTTATTTTCAAGATCCTCTGAATAAATTTCGTGGCGTTAAACGTTACAAAGAAATGATTAATTTTATCCAAACTTGGTTTTTAAACCCCAAGATGGACTTACACAATATTCAACGTCTAGAAAATACAATAAAAACCGAGTGGACACTTAGCTGGAATACTCCTCTGCCCTGGAAGCCACGGATCTCTATTCCTGGTTGGAGTGAATTAGGTCTTAACTCTGATGGCTTGATTGTCTCCCATATCGATTATTGGAACTGTTCACGCCTAGATGTGGTGAAGCAGCATTTTTTCTCTTGA
- a CDS encoding ABC transporter permease subunit gives MGVNPNGVKLLVYTFSGLLSGLAGVVLAVRLGAGQPVAAFGWERMRSPQPLWEEPFSQGVREACFRR, from the coding sequence ATGGGCGTGAACCCAAACGGAGTGAAACTCTTAGTTTATACATTTAGTGGTCTGCTTTCAGGGCTTGCTGGTGTCGTTCTCGCCGTTCGTTTAGGGGCGGGTCAGCCTGTGGCGGCCTTTGGCTGGGAACGGATGCGATCGCCGCAACCGTTATGGGAGGAACCTTTCTCGCAGGGGGTCAGGGAAGCGTGTTTCCGACGCTAG
- a CDS encoding ABC transporter substrate-binding protein produces the protein MKNQTCFGCSGIGAYMPKFLLFSAYIVITVAAFSLSGCVREKTKKIVGFSQTENIGPWRIAETNSIKEEAAKRKKTYDFLMTDAQGQTSKQFADIEDLIARQVDVIFLAPREYEGLTPALEAARAAKIPVFLIDREAAGKPGEHFVSFLGSDFIAQGRRVGEWLAQATDGKASIVELTGTAGSSVAIDRAKGFRDAIANYPNMKIVATQTADFSRAAAQRVMENIIQAKGSDITAVYAHNDEMALGAIQALKSAGMKPGKDVIVGSIDGQKAALEAIIRGELGVSVESNPRFGTLVFATMEEYFAGKKIPTRIILKDRLFDVTNAKDFVDEAY, from the coding sequence ATGAAGAATCAAACCTGTTTTGGATGCTCAGGTATCGGAGCCTATATGCCAAAGTTCTTGTTATTTAGCGCTTACATTGTGATTACTGTTGCGGCTTTTTCGCTGTCTGGTTGTGTGCGCGAGAAAACGAAAAAAATTGTCGGATTTTCGCAAACGGAAAACATCGGGCCGTGGCGCATTGCCGAAACAAACAGCATTAAGGAGGAGGCCGCCAAGCGTAAAAAAACTTATGATTTTCTGATGACAGATGCCCAGGGGCAAACATCAAAGCAATTTGCCGACATTGAGGATCTAATCGCACGACAAGTTGATGTCATATTTCTTGCACCACGAGAGTATGAAGGTCTTACACCCGCCCTCGAAGCAGCGAGGGCGGCAAAAATACCAGTTTTTCTCATCGACCGTGAAGCGGCAGGAAAACCAGGCGAACATTTCGTTAGCTTTCTGGGGTCGGATTTTATCGCCCAAGGCCGCCGCGTTGGCGAATGGCTAGCCCAGGCAACCGACGGCAAAGCATCCATTGTGGAACTTACTGGAACAGCGGGTTCATCTGTGGCAATTGATCGGGCTAAGGGGTTTCGTGATGCGATCGCCAATTATCCCAACATGAAGATCGTCGCTACGCAAACGGCAGATTTTTCACGGGCTGCGGCCCAGAGGGTAATGGAAAACATCATCCAGGCTAAGGGTTCCGACATCACCGCAGTGTATGCTCACAACGACGAAATGGCATTAGGTGCTATCCAAGCTCTCAAATCCGCAGGTATGAAGCCAGGCAAGGATGTAATAGTCGGTTCAATCGATGGCCAGAAAGCCGCACTTGAGGCGATTATCCGGGGTGAGCTTGGCGTGAGTGTCGAGTCAAACCCGCGTTTTGGCACACTTGTTTTCGCCACGATGGAGGAGTATTTTGCCGGCAAGAAAATTCCGACTAGGATTATTCTCAAGGATAGACTCTTCGACGTGACCAACGCTAAAGATTTCGTAGATGAAGCATACTAA
- a CDS encoding ABC transporter permease, which translates to MKSKKPDLGWGTLWNPNFGAFAALLILYVANAVFTPRFATVSNTLNMLLQVSTTMLVAVGMTFVIASRGIDLTVGSTMALVSVIVALLIKYGMTVAILFALSGALLVGLLNGFLISRLKLDALITTLAALILWRGIAQVVGDGKLVPFTHPTFEALGKGYLGSIPIQVVIAGVVIVAAFFCIRSTLFGRHIVAVGGNEEAARLAGIRAERVKYIVYIISALLAGFAGLVETARLGMGDPSKVGINAEFDAIAAVVVGGTPFSGGRANILGTVVGALLMQVISTSFNMLLIPFTWSLVFKSVIILFAIFLQRPKEI; encoded by the coding sequence ATGAAGAGTAAGAAGCCTGATCTGGGTTGGGGAACCCTGTGGAACCCGAACTTCGGTGCATTTGCGGCACTGCTAATTCTCTATGTTGCGAACGCCGTCTTCACTCCGCGTTTCGCTACAGTTAGCAACACTTTAAATATGTTGCTCCAAGTATCCACAACAATGTTAGTTGCCGTTGGGATGACCTTTGTCATTGCCTCCCGTGGCATCGACCTCACGGTTGGCTCTACTATGGCATTGGTTTCAGTCATTGTGGCATTGCTAATTAAGTATGGGATGACTGTTGCCATCTTGTTCGCCTTGAGCGGTGCTTTGCTGGTTGGTCTGCTCAATGGCTTTTTGATCTCACGTCTGAAACTTGATGCCTTGATTACCACCTTAGCGGCTCTCATCTTATGGCGGGGAATTGCTCAGGTTGTCGGGGATGGTAAGCTAGTTCCCTTTACTCATCCCACATTTGAAGCGCTGGGAAAGGGCTATCTCGGTTCTATCCCAATTCAGGTTGTGATTGCGGGAGTCGTTATTGTAGCAGCTTTCTTCTGTATCCGCTCTACGCTTTTTGGGCGTCATATCGTTGCAGTTGGCGGCAACGAGGAGGCCGCAAGACTTGCGGGTATCCGTGCGGAGCGGGTGAAATATATAGTTTATATAATTAGCGCCCTGCTTGCCGGGTTTGCCGGACTCGTCGAGACAGCGAGGCTTGGCATGGGCGATCCGAGCAAGGTTGGTATCAACGCAGAATTTGATGCGATCGCGGCTGTTGTTGTTGGCGGCACACCTTTCTCTGGTGGTCGTGCAAATATACTTGGCACTGTTGTCGGAGCCTTGCTCATGCAAGTAATCTCTACAAGTTTCAATATGCTCCTGATTCCGTTTACTTGGTCATTAGTTTTCAAATCCGTAATCATTCTTTTCGCCATCTTTTTGCAGCGTCCTAAGGAGATTTAA
- a CDS encoding TIGR04376 family protein, with product MGLFDDLSRFLENRLEEFLRNNPHLELEALLEQLREQEEDTLKLIADLKLQEKRSQEEILSTAQEIQRWHIRIEKAKNANREDLASAAGEREAALLREGNQRWGHMQGLKERINQSQELLQKIQQRRQEVQAKAAEAQTARAKAQTQQRFETVGWSNKTSNFSGGFDDLEEKFRSWETQDELEQMKRNIQK from the coding sequence GTGGGATTATTTGATGATTTGAGTCGGTTTCTTGAAAACCGTTTAGAAGAATTCTTGCGTAACAATCCACATTTGGAGTTAGAGGCGCTGCTAGAACAGCTGCGTGAGCAAGAGGAAGACACATTAAAACTGATCGCAGATTTAAAATTACAAGAGAAGCGATCGCAAGAAGAAATTCTGTCTACCGCTCAAGAAATTCAGCGTTGGCATATCCGTATTGAAAAAGCCAAAAACGCCAATAGAGAAGATTTGGCGAGTGCTGCGGGTGAGCGAGAAGCAGCCTTGTTACGCGAAGGAAATCAGCGTTGGGGACATATGCAAGGGCTGAAAGAACGCATTAACCAATCTCAAGAACTACTGCAAAAAATTCAGCAGCGCCGACAGGAGGTGCAAGCTAAAGCCGCCGAAGCACAGACAGCCCGTGCTAAAGCGCAAACCCAGCAGCGTTTTGAAACCGTTGGCTGGTCGAATAAAACTAGCAATTTTTCTGGTGGGTTTGATGACTTAGAAGAAAAGTTCCGTAGTTGGGAAACTCAGGATGAGTTAGAACAAATGAAGCGGAATATACAGAAGTAG
- a CDS encoding HupE/UreJ family protein, with translation MFKTNLSESRAWGAFYTSKLMNRHIGAIAALILISLLSSLSGTPIDHTISNAWEGFLWGLADPVISLDCLVGIIAIGLLSSVFVRGAAIAGCFVFATVLGIVSHLYQLNLPGTEIAIAISTIAFGTMLMMPNQPNFIVFALVSISAGLFQGYANAESIIGVGMMPVVAYILSITLTLFVVAMSAREIGIAMGVGEINRILPWKISLAGFALCAIGIVFLSNSII, from the coding sequence ATGTTCAAAACTAATTTATCAGAATCCCGTGCTTGGGGAGCATTTTATACCTCGAAGTTAATGAATCGCCATATTGGGGCGATCGCAGCTTTAATTTTAATTAGCTTACTGAGTTCATTGAGTGGAACACCAATTGACCATACCATCTCTAACGCTTGGGAAGGCTTTCTCTGGGGATTAGCAGATCCAGTAATTAGCTTGGATTGTTTAGTTGGTATTATTGCTATTGGCTTACTCTCATCTGTGTTTGTTCGTGGCGCTGCGATCGCTGGATGTTTTGTTTTCGCAACAGTCTTGGGCATTGTAAGTCATCTATACCAGCTAAATTTACCAGGCACAGAAATAGCCATCGCCATTTCTACCATTGCTTTTGGTACTATGCTGATGATGCCAAATCAACCAAACTTTATAGTGTTTGCTCTGGTAAGCATTAGTGCTGGTTTATTTCAGGGTTACGCTAATGCTGAATCTATTATTGGGGTAGGAATGATGCCAGTAGTTGCCTATATACTAAGCATTACCTTAACTCTGTTTGTGGTTGCGATGAGTGCTAGAGAAATTGGTATTGCAATGGGGGTGGGAGAAATAAACCGAATTTTACCTTGGAAAATCAGCCTTGCTGGTTTCGCTTTATGTGCGATCGGTATCGTCTTTTTGAGCAATTCGATCATTTAA
- a CDS encoding sugar ABC transporter ATP-binding protein, with translation MNQATRNVLCMTGIKKSFSGVPALWGVDFELRPGEIHALVGENGAGKSTLIKIMTGAYRRDSGVIEYDQKSVAFLNPTEAQAAGIVAVYQEIQLVDFRTVAENIFLGREPHRFGIIDRRVMNTRAADILERLGLQIDPRSVVGSLNIAHRQMVAIARAISFGARVLILDEPTSSLTETEVSVLFNVMRRLKSEGTSIVYVSHRFEELYAVCDRVTVLRDGRNIVTRSLSTLNRLELVCYMLGRQPEEVSKGVTAFREQSQNILDRPVLLQAEALKYKKRLDGVSIEMRHGEIVGLAGLLGSGRSETVRALFGAEPLESGTVKLEGSLLSLRDPHDAIAAGIAFLSEDRKADGIIPELSVRENLTLAALPNLTQWGIVSRKQQNELVERFMRRLDIKAASAEQKIHELSGGNQQKVLLARWLCKNTKLLLLDEPTRGIDVGAKREIQQLIAELAEQGLGVVMISSEVEELVEGSQRVIVLRDGQSIAELSGEQKNIKTILHAMAEGADRQEAVGK, from the coding sequence ATGAATCAGGCGACTCGAAATGTCCTGTGCATGACGGGGATAAAAAAAAGTTTTTCCGGCGTGCCAGCGCTCTGGGGGGTGGATTTTGAACTGAGGCCAGGCGAGATTCATGCGCTGGTCGGAGAAAATGGCGCTGGCAAATCGACGCTCATCAAGATTATGACGGGGGCTTATCGACGAGATTCGGGTGTGATAGAGTACGACCAGAAAAGCGTTGCATTTTTGAACCCGACCGAAGCGCAGGCGGCAGGCATCGTCGCCGTCTACCAAGAGATCCAGCTTGTGGATTTCCGAACTGTTGCCGAGAATATTTTTCTTGGCAGGGAGCCGCATCGCTTCGGCATCATTGATAGACGGGTCATGAATACTAGGGCGGCGGATATCTTGGAGCGCCTGGGGTTGCAGATAGATCCGCGCTCAGTGGTTGGTTCGCTTAATATTGCTCATCGCCAGATGGTGGCGATCGCTCGCGCCATATCCTTTGGGGCGCGGGTGCTTATCCTCGATGAACCCACAAGTTCGCTGACGGAAACTGAAGTCTCTGTTCTTTTTAACGTCATGCGGCGGCTAAAGTCGGAAGGAACATCCATCGTCTACGTCAGCCACCGTTTTGAAGAACTTTACGCCGTGTGCGATCGCGTGACGGTATTGCGTGATGGACGTAACATTGTGACGCGATCGCTGTCTACGCTCAATCGTCTGGAACTCGTTTGCTATATGCTGGGTCGCCAGCCAGAAGAAGTAAGCAAAGGAGTCACGGCGTTTAGAGAACAGTCGCAAAACATCCTAGATCGGCCAGTACTCCTCCAGGCAGAAGCTCTCAAATATAAAAAACGACTTGATGGTGTCTCCATTGAAATGCGGCATGGCGAAATCGTCGGGCTTGCAGGTTTGCTCGGCTCTGGTCGAAGTGAAACGGTGCGTGCCTTGTTCGGCGCTGAACCGCTTGAGAGTGGAACCGTAAAACTCGAAGGTAGTCTTTTATCCTTGCGCGATCCTCATGATGCGATCGCTGCTGGCATAGCTTTCCTTTCAGAGGATCGCAAGGCGGACGGCATCATCCCTGAGCTTTCGGTACGCGAAAACCTCACGCTTGCTGCACTACCGAACCTGACGCAATGGGGCATCGTTTCCAGGAAACAACAGAACGAGCTTGTCGAGCGTTTCATGCGGCGTCTTGACATCAAGGCAGCCAGCGCCGAGCAGAAGATCCACGAACTCTCAGGCGGCAATCAGCAAAAGGTACTTTTGGCGCGATGGCTGTGCAAGAATACAAAACTTCTTCTCCTCGATGAGCCAACTCGCGGTATCGATGTTGGTGCAAAGCGCGAGATCCAGCAGTTGATCGCCGAACTAGCAGAGCAAGGGTTAGGAGTTGTGATGATTTCATCGGAAGTGGAAGAGCTAGTTGAAGGTTCGCAACGTGTTATCGTCCTACGTGACGGGCAATCAATCGCGGAACTCAGTGGCGAACAGAAGAATATAAAGACAATTTTGCACGCAATGGCGGAAGGTGCAGATCGTCAAGAAGCCGTCGGTAAATAG